Part of the Streptomyces antimycoticus genome, CCGTCCCCGCCATCAGCCGGCCCCACCGCCACGTGGCGATCCGCCCGGGCCGAAGCATGCGCTTCGGCCCGGCGTGTGCTCGACGGCCCCGCCGCCTTCCCTTGCACGCGGGTAACACCAGCAGTGCCGGATGTGCAATTGCCGTTCATGGATGAGGTTGCCTACCGTCGAGGCGCAGACGGCGAAGCGCGCGCCAAGCCTCCCCTCTCTTCACCATGCGCGGGAGCACCTCATGTCCATTGCCACCGGCACCACCCCGACAACGGCCTCGACGCCACCTTGCTCAACCGGGTCACCGAAGCCGTTCGCACCGCCGGCGAACTGCTGCGGAAGCGCCACACCCCACAGGCCTGCGGCGTGTCCCTGGACGAGATCGTCACGGAGATCCATGCCAATGACGACGCCGTACTCGACGTCCTGAAGGCGCCGCTGATGGCCGCGAGGCCCGGCGCTCGCTGGGCCGAGGACGAGTTGGAGGGCGGTGCGCTGCCTCCGGGCGAGTGGTGGATCGTCGACCCGGCCGAGGGCAACATCAACCATGTGCACGGCATGGACGACTGGGCCGTGACGGCCACCCTCGTCCGCGACAACCACCCGGTCCTCACCGTCGTCCACCTGCCGCTGACCGGCGACTGGTACACCGCGGTGGCCGGTCACGGCGCCCAGCTGAACGGCGCGCCGCTGCGGGTGTCGGCCAAGACGGACCTGGGCGCGGCCCTGGTCGGCACGGGCCAGGCCCGGCCCGGGGAGGACGAGCACACGTTCCACCGGATCGGCGCCTCGGTCACCCAGATGCTGATCCACGGCCTGGTCGTCCGGGTCTCGGTGCCCGCCACCCTGCAGCTGATCCATGTCGCCGCCGGACGCATGGACGCGTTCTGGCAGTTCTCCGATGTGCGCTCGGGTCTGGTGGCCGGCGCCCTGCTGGTCGCCGAGGCCGGAGGCACGGTCACCGACACCCGGGGCAATCCATGGGACCTGGCCGGCCGTGACTTCCTGGCCACCGCCCCCGGTCTCCACGCCGCGGCCGTCTCCGTCCTGTCGCCCCGCGCCTGACCACCCGCTTCCGGCAGGTTTTGTCGCGCA contains:
- a CDS encoding inositol monophosphatase family protein, with the translated sequence MLNRVTEAVRTAGELLRKRHTPQACGVSLDEIVTEIHANDDAVLDVLKAPLMAARPGARWAEDELEGGALPPGEWWIVDPAEGNINHVHGMDDWAVTATLVRDNHPVLTVVHLPLTGDWYTAVAGHGAQLNGAPLRVSAKTDLGAALVGTGQARPGEDEHTFHRIGASVTQMLIHGLVVRVSVPATLQLIHVAAGRMDAFWQFSDVRSGLVAGALLVAEAGGTVTDTRGNPWDLAGRDFLATAPGLHAAAVSVLSPRA